The stretch of DNA AACACAGCGCCCTGCCCCTGCTCGACACCACCGAGCTGCATGCGCAGTCGGCGGTGGCGTTCGCCCTGGACGATTGAGTCAGGGGTTGGCGCGGCTGAGTCAGGCGGTGACGCGGCTGCGCAGACGGGCCATGCTCAGGGTGTCGACCCATTGCCCGTCGCGTACTGCGTAGTCACGGAACAGGCCTTCGTTCTCGAAGCCGAACTTGCGGTACAGACCGATAGCCGCTTCGTTGTCGGCGTAGACCGTGAGTTCGACGCGGTGCAGGTTCATCCAGTTGTCGGCGACGTCCAGCGCGGTCGCCAACAGTTTTGAGCCCACACCCTTACCCTGCCACGCCACGGCGACGCCCATGCCGACGCTGCCGGCGTGGCTGCGGCGAATCCGTGAATACTGCTCCAGCCCCAGATTGCCAATGACCACACCCTCATGCAGCGCCACCAGCTGCACCACCCGTTCGTTGTCCGGCGCCAGGCGTTTGCGCCACACCTCAGCGGACTGAAACGGCATCTGCAACACCTGCCGGGTCACGGCCGGATCGTTGTACAGCGCAGTGATGCCTGCAATGTGCGATTCGTTGAAGCGTTCGATTTTGATGGCGGGGTTGTGGTCGGGCATGGCGGATCCTTCCTGGATCGATGTGTGGCCAATCACTCTAAACTGCCAGTTATCAATTTGGCGAGGTCAAAACAGTGGGAGCGGGCTTGCTCGCGAAGGGGCCGTGTCAGACACCTTGTCGTTGAATGACACACCGCATTCGCGAGCAAGTCCGCTCCCACAGGGGTTATGTGTTCAGCTCTGGAACCATTCGTGGCGTTCGTTGAAGGTGCGCTGGATCAGTTCGACCAGGGTCTGCACTTCGGCGACGTCTCGCGATTCAACGTTGACCGCCAGCCATGCCTGTAGCTGCATCGGCTCATCGAACAGCCCCGGCAGCGCAATCAGCCCGCGATCAAAGCGGCTCATGTACGCCGGCAGCAAACCGATGCAAGCACTGCAGCGGATCATTTCCAGCATCAGCTCATAGGACTGCATCTGCACCACGCCGGCCAGACGCTGTTCGACCAGCTCATTCCACGGCCGGAAACTGTCGATCTGCCGGTCGTGTTGCCATTGCACCAACATGAAGTCAGTCAGGTCGTCGGCACTGGCCGGGCGGGCGGTGACGCGGGAATAGCGTTTGGCGATGTGCGGCAGATAGTCCAGGCGCGCCAGTGCCTGTGGCTGGCTGGTGGCAAAGGTCGGACCGGGGCTGGGGGTTTCGCCGTGGGCCAGCCACAGCACCACGTCGGCACTGACCGCACGCAGCGCCAGTTCGCTGTCCAGAGCGATGACTTCCAGGCGCACGCTGGCGTTGCGGCGCAGCAGCGCGATCAGGTCGCGACCGAGGATGTCATGCAGGATCGACTCGGCGACGGCCAGGCGGATCAGCGGTTGCTCGACCACTGGCAGTTTGCGTTCGTGGGCCAGCGCCACCAGTTGCGCCTGGAGTTGCTGACCCTCGCGGGTCAGGCTCAGGGCGCTGCCCTGAAAGCTGAACAGCGAGTGCTGCAGCGCTTGTTCAAGTTGTGCCAGTTGCTTGCGCAGCAAGGTCGAACGCACATTGAGGCTGCGCGCCGCCTGCATGAAACAGCCGCAGCGGGCACTGACCAGAAAGTATTGTGCGACGTCGGCATCGAGGGTCGCAGCTTGCGCCAGCCACGGCTCGCGCTCGCCCTGCGCCCAACGGTAATCGGGGCTGGCCTGCCGTCCTGCGGGTTCGGTGAATGACATCGATGACTCCCTGTCGATCTTTGTATTTTGGAAAACGCCACGGTTCTAATGTGGGAGCGGGCTTGCTCGCGAAGGGGCCATGCCAGCCAACTTATTTGTTGAATGACACACCGCTTTCGCGAGCAAGCCCGCTCCCACCCGGGATTTGCGGTGAATCACGATCAGAGTTTCTCTTCCAGGACCTTGTTCAGCTCAGCCCCGTCGATACTCAGCGTCGCCGTGTTGAGCATCCCGTCCAGATACGCCTGGGCAATCTGCTCCTGACGCTGGGCACGCAAGGCCTGGGTCAATTGGTCACGCAATTCGTCGAGGGTCGCGGTGCGCGCCGGTTGCTGTTCGGTGAGTTTGATCACGTGGAACCCGGCGGCG from Pseudomonas sp. P8_229 encodes:
- a CDS encoding LysR family transcriptional regulator, with protein sequence MSFTEPAGRQASPDYRWAQGEREPWLAQAATLDADVAQYFLVSARCGCFMQAARSLNVRSTLLRKQLAQLEQALQHSLFSFQGSALSLTREGQQLQAQLVALAHERKLPVVEQPLIRLAVAESILHDILGRDLIALLRRNASVRLEVIALDSELALRAVSADVVLWLAHGETPSPGPTFATSQPQALARLDYLPHIAKRYSRVTARPASADDLTDFMLVQWQHDRQIDSFRPWNELVEQRLAGVVQMQSYELMLEMIRCSACIGLLPAYMSRFDRGLIALPGLFDEPMQLQAWLAVNVESRDVAEVQTLVELIQRTFNERHEWFQS
- a CDS encoding GNAT family N-acetyltransferase; translated protein: MPDHNPAIKIERFNESHIAGITALYNDPAVTRQVLQMPFQSAEVWRKRLAPDNERVVQLVALHEGVVIGNLGLEQYSRIRRSHAGSVGMGVAVAWQGKGVGSKLLATALDVADNWMNLHRVELTVYADNEAAIGLYRKFGFENEGLFRDYAVRDGQWVDTLSMARLRSRVTA